In Rutidosis leptorrhynchoides isolate AG116_Rl617_1_P2 chromosome 2, CSIRO_AGI_Rlap_v1, whole genome shotgun sequence, one genomic interval encodes:
- the LOC139889332 gene encoding uncharacterized protein: MKASFVALQETKLDSIDRNWVSRLWWSDDFDFVQKEKVGKSGWQLLVWDTNVFDAEYVINIEGGIGIHGTWKSTGCKFNLLNIYGPDDAKKQVLWDAISNLIAGVNEAWLLEIPLAGRNFTRVSDDGLKYSKLDRFLVSEDFFYLWKDLTAVVLVRHLSDHCPILFKDEERNFGPKPFKVFDAWFNEEGVDDVVSDAWKTSVPEVNRKDCVFRNRLKNVKTALKNWCNGKFDRLDLEIKHHKATTIQLELKAESCVLNEDELDKWKNSRKTWFEKEKIKVDMLKQKACVKWILNADENTKFFHSVIRRRNNVNTIRGPSLEELEYPTLTSDEANSLEEAFTEKKILDAILDCGSSKAPGPDGKKVLSLKSTLRRPSIESIGSFYLSSASISLLVNGSPTSEFSLGRGIRQGDPLSPFLFIIAAEGLNILAKAACEKGLFKGIEVGSDKVPISHLQYVDDTIFIGEWSHANIHSLQNLLKCFELASGLKVYFQKSCLYGVGVEVGEVNLVASRVGCQVGVFPFTYLGLPIGSKMSKLEDWEPVIEKFKCRLANWKMRLMSFGGRLVLIKSVLSSLPLYYFSLFRAPPCVLKLLESVRRSFFWGGADSGSKIHWVKWESVISPYEVGGLNIGSLKSKNLALLGKWWWRFKIETNSLWVKVIRSIHGDCGGLSLRDDSRHSSHLGTWRNIVNAGFFLDDINIPFRNSFMKSIGDGSSTSFWHEVWIGDKSLRESFPMLFRLEVEKERLVKKRLPVRVELENMVLIFIASDARYVMMIWKPLTTPSYFVRMLWRFGLVYISGGAWQPHKSKHQRDSSGQQFGSMSSFGSKVWQAVECVCVYLIWKNRNCKVFRGSSWSPSLALNESKSFEWVSHRSKVKKSLIG, encoded by the exons ATGAAAGCGTCATTTGTGGCTCTACAAGAAACTAAACTTGATTCTATTGATCGTAATTGGGTCAGTAGACTTTGGTGGTCTGATGATTTTGACTTTGTTCAAAAAGAGAAAGTAGGTAAATCTGGTTGGCAGTTGTTAGTGTGGGATACAAACGTGTTTGATGCTGAATATGTTATCAATATTGAGGGTGGGATAGGTATTCATGGAACATGGAAGTCAACTGGTTGCAAGTTTAATCTCCTGAACATCTATGGGCCTGATGATGCCAAAAAACAAGTGCTTTGGGATGCTATATCAAACTTAATTGCAGGTGTTAACGAGGCATG GCTGTTGGAAATACCATTGGCCGGGAGGAATTTCACGAGAGTTAGTGATGATGGATTGAAATATAGCAAATTAGACAGATTTCTTGTAAGTGAAGACTTCTTTTATTTGTGGAAAGACTTGACTGCGGTTGTTTTAGTGAGACATCTCTCGGATCACTGTCCGATTTTGTTTAAAGATGAGGAGAGAAACTTTGGACCAAAACCGTTCAAAGTCTTCGACGCTTGGTTTAATGAGGAAGGTGTGGATGATGTTGTTAGCGACGCTTGGAAGACTAGTGTTCCTGAGGTCAATAGAAAAGACTGTGTTTTTAGGAATCGATTGAAAAACGTCAAAACAGCTCTTAAAAATTGGTGTAATGGCAAGTTTGATCGGTTGGACTTGGAGATCAAACATCACAAAGCTACTACCATACAGCTCGAGCTTAAGGCAGAATCATGTGTTCTTAACGAGGACGAGCTCGATAAATGGAAGAATTCTAGAAAAACATGGTTCGAGAAGGAAAAAATCAAAGTGGATATGCTTAAGCAAAAAGCTTGTGTAAAATGGATCCTAAATGCGGATGAGAATACTAAATTCTTCCATTCGGTCATCCGAAGGAGGAACAATGTAAACACTATTCGGGG ACCAAGCTTAGAGGAACTCGAATACCCGACTCTTACTAGTGATGAAGCTAACTCGTTAGAAGAAGCCTTTACTGAAAAGAAGATTCTAGATGCAATTCTCGATTGCGGAAGCTCAAAGGCCCCGGGACCGGACG GCAAAAAGGTACTCTCTTTAAAGTCGACTTTGAGAAGGCCTTCGATTGAGTCAATTGGGAGTTTTTATTTGAG CTCCGCTTCCATTTCTCTCCTTGTGAATGGATCACCTACTAGCGAGTTCTCATTGGGTAGAGGTATCCGACAAGGTGACCCTCTTTCCCCTTTTTTATTCATCATTGCAGCGGAGGGTTTAAACATCTTAGCGAAAGCGGCTTGTGAGAAAGGGCTATTCAAAGGTATTGAGGTCGGAAGTGATAAAGTTCCTATCTCTCACTTGCAATATGTGGACGACACCATTTTTATCGGTGAATGGAGTCATGCTAATATTCATAGCCTCCAAAACCTTCTTAAGTGTTTTGAGCTTGCGTCCGGACTAAAAGTTTACTTTCAAAAGAGTTGCTTGTATGGTGTGGGTGTGGAGGTTGGTGAGGTAAATTTGGTGGCTAGTCGGGTTGGTTGTCAAGTTGGTGTGTTCCCCTTTACGTATCTCGGGTTACCAATTGGATCGAAGATGAGTAAATTAGAAGATTGGGAGCCGGTAATTGAAAAATTCAAATGTAGACTTGCGAATTGGAAAATGCGTTTGATGTCTTTTGGTGGCCGATTAGTCCTTATTAAATCGGTTCTTTCTAGTCTTCCATTGTATTATTTCTCACTCTTTCGTGCCCCGCCCTGTGTGTTAAAACTTTTAGAGAGTGTGAGACGTTCATTTTTTTGGGGTGGGGCGGACTCGGGTTCCAAAATCCATTGGGTTAAATGGGAGAGTGTTATTTCTCCTTATGAGGTCGGGGGGTTAAATATTGGGTCTCTCAAAAGCAAAAACCTTGCCTTATtgggaaagtggtggtggaggttcaaaatcgAAACTAATTCACTTTGGGTTAAAGTAATTCGTAGCATTCATGGCGATTGTGGTGGCCTAAGTTTGAGGGATGATTCTCGTCATTCTTCACACTTAGGTACATGGCGTAATATTGTTAATGCAGGTTTTTTCTTGGATGATATAAATATCCCTTTCAGGAACTCTTTTATGAAGTCAATTGGTGATGGATCGTCTACTTCCTTTTGGCATGAAGTGTGGATCGGTGACAAAAGTTTACGCGAATCTTTCCCCATGCTTTTTAGATTGGAAGTTGAAAAGGAG CGGCTTGTGAAAAAAAGACTCCCGGTTAGAGTGGAACTTGAAAACATGGTATTGATCTTCATAGCGTCAGATGCCCGTTATGTGATGATGATTTGGAAACCATTGACCACACCTTCATATTTTGTTCGCATGCTATGGAGATTTGGTCTTGTGTATATAAGTGGTGGGGCTTGGCAACCTCACAAATCTAAGCACCAACGAGATTCTTCGGGGCAACAATTCGGTAGCATGTCTAGCTTTGGATCAAAAGTTTGGCAAGCGGTTGAATGTGTTTGCGTGTATCTCATTTGGAAAAATCGTAACTGTAAGGTGTTTCGCGGTAGCTCGTGGTCTCCATCGTTGGCGCTTAATGAATCCAAATCTTTTGAATGGGTTTCACATCGATCGAAAGTAAAAAAAAGTTTGATTGGTTAG
- the LOC139889333 gene encoding uncharacterized protein: MEDFLLQNSALCWTEIFLHLEALFIVVNGYLFLPKKMNIFIWRLIRKGIPTRANLCNLGLVNVSEMCSFGEASEEDIDHVFTSCRFTTPLSRGFLNWWNAVSSASFLAGTAEINMVCLASRYVLLWLIWQWRNKIVHDPGDGRSSILKEDILAEARILSYLWISSRI; the protein is encoded by the coding sequence ATGGAAGACTTTCTGTTGCAAAACTCCGCTCTCTGCTGGACCGAAATCTTCTTGCATCTAGAGGCCCTCTTCATAGTTGTAAATGGATATCTTTTTCTTCCTAAAAAGATGAACATTTTCATTTGGAGATTAATTCGGAAAGGGATCCCAACACGTGCAAACCTGTGCAACCTTGGGCTAGTAAATGTATCAGAAATGTGCTCTTTTGGCGAAGCTTCTGAGGAAGACATTGATCATGTTTTCACCTCTTGCAGATTCACCACTCCACTTTCGAGAGGGTTTTTAAATTGGTGGAATGCAGTAAGTTCAGCTAGCTTTCTGGCTGGTACTGCTGAGATAAATATGGTGTGTTTAGCTTCCAGGTACGTCCTTCTTTGGCTCATTTGGCAATGGCGAAACAAAATTGTGCATGACCCTGGGGATGGAAGATCAAGTATCCTTAAAGAAGATATTCTTGCAGAGGCCCGCATTTTATCGTATCTATGGATTTCAAGTAGGATTTGA